CGTCCTGGTCACACGGCAGAACCGGGATCAGGCCGCGCAAGAGGCGCTGCGGTGGATCGCCGGCGGTGTGAAGAGCAAACAGGGCGCCGCAATCCTGGACGCGCTGGAGCTATTGGACGGCGAAACGCTCAAGCCGCGAGGTTCCCGTTACGGAAAAAACGTACTCGACGCTTTGAGCCAGAAAGGCCAAGGCCAAGTGCTCAATCGTTCCGAATTGATTGCCTCGGAGACCGGCGTCGACTATTGGACCAAGTTTCGGATTGAGCCGGAATTCCTGAGTGTGGTTCTGGCCGCACTGGTTCACAGCGGTGATATCGTGCTGAGCCTCGCCGGGAGAAAGATCGACGCAGCCGGCATCGACCAGTTCGCGAAGATCGGGATCGCCGAGATCACCGAATTTAAGCACATCGATCGCCCGCGGGATTTGCCGCTCGGCCCACTTCAAGACCTGTGCGACCTGCTGGGCGTGCCCAAGGGGCTCATCGTGAATCCCCCGAACCGGGACGACGGCGTGGCCAAGATTCAGCAACGCGCGGCTGAACTCCTCGGCAAGGTCGTCGCTTCTCAGGCACGTGTTGCCGAACTGGTATTCTGGGGCCGCCCTATCCTGTCGGAGCAGGAGCAGAAGGACTGGAAGGATCGGCTTGGAAGTCTGAAGGCCTTCCTTGAATCCCTGCAGCCCTTCAACACCTCCGGGAAGCTGAAAAACTTCTCGCACGATTCTGCCGCAGTGCTCGGCCAAAAGCCGGCAATTGAGCTGTCGCGCGAAGTCGATGATCTCGGCGCGCTTCTGCAACAGACAAATCCGCTGATATCCTATCTCGGCAAGGCCGAAGCGCTGCTTGATGCCAGCCACACTTGGCAGGATGCCGTCCGCACCGCGCGTGCAGACCTCTCCGCTAAGATCGCCAGTCCGAAGCAGCGATCGGAGGCCGATTTCAAACGGCAACTCACCCAGACGCTGGGCGATCTCAAGTCCAAATATCAGGACGCGTATCTTGCCGCCCATGAGTGCGCGCGTCTGGGCGCGAACGATGACAAGCGCAAGGCAAGCCTCGCGAAGGATGCGCGGCTTGCCCAGCTCCAGAAGATCGCTGGCGTCGACATGATGCCGACACAGCAGCTGCGCGATTTCGAGAACAAGTTGTTCGCGCTCAAAACCTGCTTTCAGCTTGGGCGGACGGAACTCGATAGCGACCCCATCTGCCCGCATTGCGGTTTCAGGCCAGCGGAAGAGCCTGCGGGTGGAGCCCCGGCGAAGAAAACGCTGAGTGGTCTGGACGAGGTGCTGGATGGGCTGGTTCGCGGCTGGACGGACACACTCCGTTCCAACCTCGAAGACCCCACCGTGGCTGGAAACATCGAACTGGTCAGCGATGCCGCCGGGAAGGGAGAACTCCAAGGCTTTCTCAAGAGCAAGCAGCTCCCCGACCCAGTGAGCCCCGCTTTTGTGAAGGCGTTGCAGGAAGTGCTGAGCGGTTTGCAGAAGGTGTCATTCGGCAACGCCGCGCTTCAGGCCGCCCTCTCCGAGGGAGGGCTCCCATGCACGGTCGGTGATCTTCGCGAGCGGTTTGACCGCTATGTCGCCATTCTCACCAAGGGCAAGGACCTGTCGAAGGTTCGTGTGGTGATTGAATGAAACTATCCCGATCCGAGTTGCTGGCCCGCATCAAAACCTATGAGTGGTCGGACTTCGAAGTGAAGGCCGCCCAGAACGAAGTGCCGCGCGATGCATTCGAGACAATTTCCGCGTTCGCGAACACGGCTGGCGGGCACTTGGTTTTTGGTGTTCAGCAGCAGCGGGACGAGTTTGAGGTCGTTGGTGTTCTTGCTCTCGACAAGGTTCAGAATGACTTGCTTAGCGCGCTGCGCTCGCGTGAGAAAATCAGCTATCAGATGGTGACCAGCGACGACGTCATCGAGACGGAGACTGGCAAGCTGCTCGTTTTCTATATCCCGGAAGCGCCGCGCCAACATAAACCGGTCTACCTGAATGGCGACATTCGCCGAAGCTATATCCGGCGTGGCGCCGGCGACCAGAGATGCAACGAGGACGATATTCGGCGCTTCCTCAGAGCAGCTGGTGGTCCGTCGTATGAGTCCGAGGCTGTCGATCTCGACCTCGAAGCCAGCGTGGACGCTGCGACGCTGGAACGCTATCGGCAGCGTTTCCAGGCCCAGAATCCCAACCATTCGTGCATCCCATATGACAATGCCCACTTCCTGGAGCATTGGGCATTGGCCGTTGCAGGTGAAGGTGGGCTTCGGCCGACACGAGCGGCGATCCTATTGTTTGGCACCGGCGCTGCGTTGCGCACAATGATGCCGCGCCCCTTGGTGGATTGTCGTTGGGCAGACTACCCGTGGGACGCGCCGGCTCCGGAGCGGCGCTGGCTTGATCGGCTCGTTTGCGAGGAGAACCTCTGGACGTGCTGGGAACAACTGGCCGATCGCTACGTCCAGAACGCCAGCAAGCCATTTGCGATCGAACTGCGGACCATGGAACGGCAGGATCGCCCGGAAGACTTCATTTCATTCCGTGAGGCAGCCATCAATCTCCTGATGCACCAGGATTTTGAAGAGACGACGAGGGCCGCGACGATAGCGTTCCACCCCGACCGCGTGGTTTTCGAAAATCCGGGCTATTCACGCGCACACAAGGCCGATCTGCTTGAGCCAGGCGCCAAAGACGTACGGAATCCCTTGATCGTTTCCATGTTCCGCCGTGTCGGTTTGAGTGAACAAGCCGGCACGGGCATTGGCGCGATCTTCAGCGATTGGCGACGACGCGGCAGGGTGCCGCCGGAGATCATAAACGATGTCCCTTCGTACAGCTTCCGACTATCGCTCCTGGCCAAGGAACTGATGTCGGAGAGGCAGCTTCTATTTCAGGCTTCTCTGGGCGCTAGGCTGTCGGACCCAGAGGCGCACGCCCTGGC
The sequence above is drawn from the Methylocystis echinoides genome and encodes:
- a CDS encoding RNA-binding domain-containing protein, whose product is MKLSRSELLARIKTYEWSDFEVKAAQNEVPRDAFETISAFANTAGGHLVFGVQQQRDEFEVVGVLALDKVQNDLLSALRSREKISYQMVTSDDVIETETGKLLVFYIPEAPRQHKPVYLNGDIRRSYIRRGAGDQRCNEDDIRRFLRAAGGPSYESEAVDLDLEASVDAATLERYRQRFQAQNPNHSCIPYDNAHFLEHWALAVAGEGGLRPTRAAILLFGTGAALRTMMPRPLVDCRWADYPWDAPAPERRWLDRLVCEENLWTCWEQLADRYVQNASKPFAIELRTMERQDRPEDFISFREAAINLLMHQDFEETTRAATIAFHPDRVVFENPGYSRAHKADLLEPGAKDVRNPLIVSMFRRVGLSEQAGTGIGAIFSDWRRRGRVPPEIINDVPSYSFRLSLLAKELMSERQLLFQASLGARLSDPEAHALAILCGQSHVSLPEFRASLGMGTADTLAVLGRLETQVLASRIGRADGACYELAAHLRDRWPFPGLGKVTPGSSLVTDQAARREESLVTDQAPPQGDDGRRAARPINKLTVQQRQLLAACDTPRRQTELMALLGVTHRTQFRTFHLQPLIDGGLLQPQFPDNPRHPRQRYSLTPVGAEIVGRQLKAEGASNEP